In Rhizobium sp. BT04, the following proteins share a genomic window:
- a CDS encoding murein L,D-transpeptidase family protein, with protein sequence MRNKFIVLAAVIIGLFAYTKLMAKIGSGSPPPDAPLAQQADLIRVYKSERRMVLLKGDVPLSTYRISLGQAADAGPKQREGDKKTPEGRYEIDWRNPKSMAHLSLHISYPNPNDQRNAEFHGFPPGGAIMIHGLPNGWGLFGNAHRLWDWTDGCIAVTNTEMRDIWARVPDHTPIDILP encoded by the coding sequence TTGAGAAATAAATTTATCGTTTTGGCCGCCGTGATCATCGGCTTGTTCGCCTACACCAAATTGATGGCCAAGATCGGCTCAGGTTCGCCGCCTCCAGATGCGCCGCTCGCGCAACAGGCCGACCTCATTCGCGTTTATAAATCCGAACGCCGCATGGTCCTTCTCAAAGGGGATGTTCCCCTCTCGACCTATCGAATTTCGCTTGGGCAGGCAGCCGACGCAGGTCCCAAGCAGCGAGAAGGTGACAAGAAAACACCGGAAGGGCGTTATGAAATCGATTGGCGAAATCCCAAATCCATGGCCCATCTCAGCCTGCACATTTCCTATCCGAACCCAAATGATCAGCGCAACGCCGAATTCCATGGCTTTCCGCCCGGCGGTGCTATCATGATCCACGGCCTTCCCAATGGCTGGGGCCTGTTCGGAAACGCCCATCGGCTGTGGGATTGGACGGATGGCTGCATTGCCGTCACCAACACCGAGATGCGCGATATCTGGGCCCGTGTTCCCGACCACACCCCCATAGACATCTTGCCCTGA
- a CDS encoding response regulator — protein sequence MATNVVRRWQRDDLMKQRVLIVEDEFLIALDLGATVEAMGMQVAGLANDREEALRLAPLADIAFVDVNLADGPTGPEIGRRLAEEHGIAVVFMTGNPEVVADGVKGAIGVVQKPVMPSLVEQLVKYLAARQVGMFAVVPAQMTVFT from the coding sequence ATGGCCACCAATGTCGTGCGGCGCTGGCAACGAGATGATCTCATGAAACAGAGAGTATTGATCGTCGAAGATGAATTCCTCATTGCGCTCGATCTCGGGGCGACGGTGGAAGCCATGGGCATGCAGGTGGCGGGCCTCGCCAATGATCGCGAAGAGGCGCTGCGGCTGGCGCCGCTTGCCGATATCGCCTTCGTCGACGTCAATCTCGCCGACGGCCCGACCGGTCCGGAGATCGGCCGGCGGCTGGCGGAAGAACATGGTATTGCGGTGGTCTTCATGACCGGCAATCCCGAGGTGGTCGCCGATGGCGTCAAGGGCGCGATCGGCGTGGTCCAGAAGCCGGTCATGCCTTCGCTTGTGGAGCAGCTGGTAAAATATCTTGCCGCGCGCCAAGTCGGCATGTTCGCGGTCGTGCCGGCACAGATGACGGTTTTTACCTGA
- a CDS encoding TetR/AcrR family transcriptional regulator, with translation MSKTSRRLIFALMKDRMTPAGMAGHRQRGQCAKRLSILDAAADVFCRQGFAGASIDEIAAVACVSRQTIYNHYREKETLFVAVVEDVMNRANAMLFSVLSSFPENADNLEDDLTAFAVRLNKNCICNHDGKFLRKLVQTEGERYPHLFESWRQQGPGKLTTALSALLARLAHGRALVIDDFDVAARQFVALGNADLQMMTLFGETPSDAELEKAARNAVRTFLKAYGRPEPEKAGHQPQFSAVSG, from the coding sequence TTGTCTAAAACGTCAAGACGTCTTATCTTCGCTCTCATGAAAGATCGCATGACACCGGCGGGAATGGCGGGGCATAGGCAGCGCGGACAATGCGCCAAGCGCCTGTCGATCCTCGATGCCGCAGCCGACGTCTTCTGCCGCCAGGGTTTTGCCGGCGCCAGCATCGACGAGATCGCCGCCGTTGCCTGTGTCTCCCGCCAGACGATCTACAATCACTACCGCGAAAAAGAGACGCTGTTCGTCGCCGTCGTTGAAGACGTCATGAACCGCGCCAACGCCATGCTCTTCTCCGTGTTGTCGAGCTTCCCCGAAAACGCCGACAATCTCGAGGACGACCTGACGGCCTTCGCCGTGCGCCTCAACAAGAACTGCATCTGCAACCACGACGGAAAATTCCTGCGCAAGCTGGTGCAGACCGAGGGCGAGCGCTATCCGCACCTTTTCGAGAGCTGGCGCCAGCAGGGGCCGGGTAAGCTGACCACCGCCCTTTCCGCGCTTCTCGCCCGGCTTGCCCACGGCCGAGCGCTCGTCATCGACGATTTCGACGTCGCCGCCCGCCAGTTCGTCGCACTCGGCAATGCCGACCTGCAGATGATGACGCTTTTCGGCGAAACACCCAGCGATGCGGAACTGGAGAAGGCGGCGCGCAATGCCGTGCGTACATTTCTCAAGGCCTATGGCAGGCCGGAGCCGGAGAAGGCCGGCCATCAGCCGCAATTCTCCGCCGTTTCCGGCTGA
- a CDS encoding multidrug effflux MFS transporter, with the protein MTASFFRIALILGLLSAIGPFAIDMYLPALPSIGQDLHADNNVTQLTLLAFFISFALAQLVYGPLSDMWGRKLPLYLGIGLFAVASIGCALATNIETLIAFRFVQGIGGAAGMVIPRAIVRDMHTGVQAARLMSLLMLVFSISPILAPLTGSAVIEFYGWRGVFWAVTIAAFIGLVLLATQLEETRSVNERSGSGLKSAMAAYRLLLTDRHFLTLTFIGGLGISSFLVYLANSPFVLIQHYGLTPTQYSFAFSINAVSFFAVSQATGWLGERFGLVRVMRIAVSAYALAMVVMAVVMASGFNQLPVLASFLFIGYGFLGLVIPTSAVLALEDHGEIAGTASSLMGTLHFVIAAVAMVISSLFFDGTAVPMAAGIALCAFAAFVLTQATIGRRAAVAAAE; encoded by the coding sequence ATGACGGCTTCCTTCTTTCGCATTGCCCTCATTCTCGGCCTTCTCTCGGCCATCGGGCCTTTCGCCATCGACATGTATCTGCCAGCGCTGCCTTCCATCGGCCAGGACCTGCATGCCGATAACAACGTCACCCAGCTCACCCTTCTCGCCTTCTTCATCTCCTTTGCGCTCGCCCAGCTCGTCTACGGTCCGCTGTCTGACATGTGGGGCCGCAAGCTGCCGCTCTATCTCGGCATCGGCCTCTTCGCTGTCGCCTCGATCGGCTGTGCGCTCGCCACCAATATCGAAACGCTGATCGCCTTCCGTTTCGTCCAAGGCATCGGCGGTGCCGCCGGCATGGTCATTCCGCGCGCCATCGTCCGCGACATGCACACCGGCGTGCAGGCCGCCCGCCTGATGTCGCTGCTGATGCTGGTCTTCTCGATCTCGCCGATCCTGGCACCGCTGACCGGCAGCGCCGTCATCGAATTCTACGGCTGGCGCGGCGTGTTCTGGGCGGTGACGATAGCCGCCTTCATCGGTCTCGTCCTGCTCGCCACCCAGCTCGAGGAAACCCGCTCGGTCAACGAGCGCAGCGGCAGCGGTCTGAAGAGCGCCATGGCGGCCTACCGCCTGCTGCTCACCGACCGCCATTTCCTGACACTGACCTTCATCGGCGGCCTCGGCATTTCAAGCTTCCTCGTCTATCTCGCCAACTCGCCCTTCGTGCTGATCCAGCATTACGGGCTGACGCCGACGCAATATAGTTTCGCCTTCTCGATCAATGCCGTGTCCTTCTTCGCGGTATCGCAGGCGACGGGCTGGCTCGGCGAGCGTTTCGGCCTGGTGCGCGTCATGCGGATTGCCGTCAGCGCTTATGCGCTGGCGATGGTGGTGATGGCGGTGGTGATGGCCTCTGGCTTCAATCAGCTGCCTGTCCTGGCGAGTTTCCTGTTCATCGGCTACGGCTTCCTCGGCCTCGTCATCCCGACGAGCGCGGTGCTTGCCCTTGAGGATCACGGCGAGATCGCCGGCACCGCCTCGTCGCTGATGGGCACGCTGCATTTCGTCATCGCCGCCGTCGCCATGGTCATATCGAGCCTCTTCTTCGACGGCACCGCCGTTCCGATGGCCGCCGGCATTGCGCTTTGCGCCTTCGCAGCCTTCGTGCTGACCCAGGCAACGATCGGCCGCCGCGCCGCTGTTGCTGCCGCCGAATGA